TGCGGTGCGGGCGGCATAAAAGAAGGATTTGGTACGTCCTTCAATTTTCAGCGAGCTGATGCCCATGTCGCTGAAAGTTTTTACATGCTGCACTGCGCGCAGGTCTTTGGAATTCATAATGTAGGTACCATGCTCATCCTCGTAAGCAGGCATATACTCGCCAGGTCGCTGTGGTTCTTCCAGCAGAAAGACCTGATCCACAATCGGCAGTTGTTGTTGACTTTTCGGCGGGGGAGGATTTTTGAGGACGATATCCCCTTCCAGTGTCTGGACGGCTTCATTGACTTTGTAGTCCCAGCGACACGCATTGGTGCAGTTTCCCTGATTCGAATCCCGATGATTCATATACCCAGACAGTAGACACCGCCCGGAATAGGCAATGCAGAGTGCTCCATGCACGAAGACTTCCAGTTCCATATCAGGACACTCTTCCTGAATTTCAGCAACCTCTTTGATGGAGAGTTCTCGGGAAAGAATAATGCGCGTCAGGCCAAATTTCTGCCAGAACTTGACTGTGGCATAATTGACGGCGTTCGCCTGGACGGACAAATGGATGGGAACGTCAGGCCAACGTTCCCGGACCATCATGATCAGTCCCGGATCGGACATGATCAAGGCATCCGGTTTCATGTCGATTACCGGCTCCATGTTCTTCAGGTAACTGCGCACCTTCAAGTTGTGCGGCGCGATGTTACTGGCGATATAAAACTTCTTGCCTAGCCTGTGTGCTTCTTCGACGGCTTCCGCCATCACTTCCAGTTTGTTGAATTCATTTTCGCGAACACGCAGACTGTAGCGGGGCTGTCCAGCATAAACGGCATCCGCTCCGAATGCATACGCATACTGCATGGCCTTGCGCGTGCCGGCCGGTGAAAGAAGTTCCGGTTTCATTTTGATACCTAAATCACAATTTCTATCGAAGAACACAAAGGAGACACTGATCACTCTCTGCAGAATAGTATTATTCCTGAGGGAGTTTCCATAGGGCCTGGGCAAATTTCCTGCCTAAATCCAGATAACCTTCTGAATTATAGTGCCAACGATCTGAATAACCATAACCATCGGTACTCGTCACGAGCGCTGCACGTTTGTCTTTTTCTACGAACGCCGCCTGACCGGCTCGCACGATCTCGCCATACTTCCAGACCTTTCCCTCCGGATTATCGCCTGAATCCGAAATGCGGCCAATCACCACAGGCAGGTCATCTGTCAACATCGTCGCGCGAATTAAGTCCATCAGCCGCTTCAGGTTGGCTTCATACTGCCGGGCAATTTCTTCGGAGTAGTAGGCGTCACTCTCTCCCTGCATCCAGACAATGCCCGCGGGAACCAGGGTATCTGCTTCGCCGTCCTGATCAATATCCCGCGTCTGCAGTGCCCGCTTCATGCCTGCCAGAAAATGATCATATTGATTGATGCCTTGTCCTTTGCCGCTCCCTTTTTCGAAATCAGGATCCCAGCAACCGAAATTCCCTGCCGCCTCGACGGCAATGGAAGTCCCGCCCCGCGAAATTTTGATCAAGGCGAAATTTTCTTCCGGTGCGAGTTCTTTGAGTGTTTTTGCAAATGTCAGTTCAGCACCAAAACGGTTGGAATAAGTATTCGCTTTCCCATCCGATTTAAAGCCGGCTCCATGCCCCGGTTGTAAAGGAGCCCAGATACCACGACCATCCACGGGCACACCATCGGGAGCCGGGTTCGCGTGAAAAATCATCACTCCCGAATCCGGCTGCTTGAGATCCTGGGGCAGATCTTTGACATATCCGTAACCGTCCATATTGGACTGGCCACCCAGAAAATAGACCCGGTACGTTTTCGCCGAAGCGGATTCTTTCCCGATCAGGAACAGGAACGGAATCAGAGCCAGAACAAGACATTTGAGCCGAAACATGGAGAAGCCTTTCGCATCTGCTGTATGGTAAAGAGAATCCATCTGTGAAATTGGTGTCACAAAGATTCATTATACAGAGCAGACCGCATTCAACGAAACCGAAACATTCACTTCAGAATAAATTCGGGCTAGGCGATAATACCATCAATTGGATGACCGAAGTCCATTTCAATTCGTTTATGGCCGGGTACTTCCAGACGCCGGGCATTCAGCCCCAGCTGTTTCATCAACGTGGCATGCACATCGGTCACATAATGGGGATTTTCTTCTGCATGGAAGCCGAGTTCATCGGTCGTGCCATGCGCAACTCCGCCCTTAAGACCACCGCCGGCCATCCAGATGGAAAAGCCGTACGGATGGTGATCGCGGCCGTTACTCCCTTGCGAACCGGGGGTCCGACCGAATTCGGTTGCGAACACAACAATCGTATCTTTCAAGAGACCTCTGCGTTTCAAGTCTTTTAACAAACCAGCCGCCGGTTGATCGACCTGCATTGCCAGCTTGGAGTGACTTGCTTTCAGATTAGAATGCGAATCCCAAGCACCGGCGGCTCCTGAACCGTGCATAATCTGAATGAACCGCACGCCTTTCTCGACAAACCGGCGCGCGGCCAGAAGCTGCATACCAAACGGCTTCGTCGCGGGATTATTCAAGCCATAGAGATCCTGTGTCTCTTTGGTTTCCTGGTCGAACTGGATGACTTCAGGCACCGCTGTCTGCATACGAAAAGCCAGTTCGTATGATTTCATTCGGGCTTGAAGCGTGCTGTCGTTTGGATACTTTTCCGCATTTAGACGGTTCAACTGATTGATGAGTGAGAACTCAATTTTCTGTTCTGCGTCACTCAAATCCAGTTCCGGCTTAGCGTAAGGCAGGGGGTTCTTCGGGTCCACTTTCAAAGGAACCGAATCGTAAGCGGGGCCGAGGTAATGCCCGTCTCTTACATCAAAATAACGCGGCCCCATGTTGATAAACTGCGGCAAATTCTGATTCAGTGATCCGAGTCCATAATTGACCCAGGCCCCAATCGTCGGCACTCGCCCATCCAGCATGTGACGGCCGGAATGGAACTGAACCTGCGCGCCGTGATTATCATCGGTTGTCCACATGGAACGTACAATGGAGATGTCATCTACACAGCCGCCGATATGTGGGAACCAATCACTGACTTCGATCCCGCTCTCACCATATTTTTTATAACCGACCTGCAGTGGATACACCTTGTTCCGCTGCTGTCCGTTGGCGTCGTTCACGACGACTACGCGGACCCGTTTCAATTTTTCCGATTCCTGCACGCTCTTCCAGGGGGTTTCGCTGATCGATTTCCCCGCATATTTGGTCAGCATTGGCTTGGGGTCGAAGCTTTCCATATGACTGACGCCCCCCCGCATGAACAACCAGATCACACTTTTTGCTTTGGGAGGAAAATGCGCTTTTCCATTGGGGGGAACGTGTGCCGTTGCCCCCTGGGCACGCTCTTCATCCTGCAACAGCGAAGCCAGTGAAATCCCAGCAAGCCCGGAGCTCAGACTCGTGAGGAAATTGCGACGTGGCAGACCGCTGGAGGAATTCTGAAAATCATTTTGTATATTCATGACGCACCTTCATCGTATCGTGATGAAATCGTTATGGTTGAGTAAGGCGTGAACCAGGTTTTCCCGGGATCGCCAAACGGAATTCTTGTTTTTTGCCGTTTTCAATACAGACTGTGTTTCAGTCAATGCAGTCAGACAAATTGCCAGTTCCTGAGGCGTGGGTTCTACACATAGAATTTTCTCATAGGCATGTTTAACAAATTCTTGATCACTGAGTTCGGGATGTGCTTTACGAATCTGCTCGCTGATTTTCCGCGCCATCTGCAAAGAGACCTTGCTGTTGGCCAGTGCTAATGCCTGTTGAGGCACCACGCTTTCATTGCGACGATAGCAGGCAAAGATATCTGCGGCATCAAACATACTGAGGAACTTATCCTTAGCATCACGAGACGTCGTAAAATACATACTGCGGCGTTTACTGTCGGGGTTTTTCGCCGGATCAATGGTCGGCCCCCCTCTGGTCAGATCGAGCTCGCCAGCCAGATGGAGCAGGCTGTCTCGAATGATTTCAGATTCCATCCGCACTATATTATGTCGCCAGTAGTAATGGTTCTCCGAATCTTTCTTCTGTGTTCGCTGATCGGCACCAATTGTGGAACTACTGAGTTGGTAGGCCTTGGAAGTGGTCATCAACTCATGCAGATGTTTCATACTCCAGTTGTGTTCCATGAACTCCACTGCGAGCCAGTCCAACAAGTGATGCTGCAACGGCTGTTTGGAACGCAGTCCGAAATCGGTAACATCCTCTACCAATGGCTGACCAAAGTGCCGTAACCAGATATGATTCACAGCGACGCGGGCCGTCAATGGATTCTGACGATGTGTTACCCAACGGGCAAACGCGGCACGACGTCCCGTGCTGGTTTGGGGATAGGGCTGCAATCGGGAAGCCTCTTTTTCAGCCGGTCCTTCAAGTGCTTTGAGTGATGCCCGCACGCGCGTGTATTTCTCGCCCGGATTATTCAGCGCCTGCTTTGCCGTTGCGAGCTGTTTTTTCGCAGCCGCAATTTCTTTTTCGACTTTTTTCTTTGCGGCACCAGTTGCTGCTTCTAACTTCTCTTCGGCTTTCGCCAGCTTCTCTTCTGCTTGTGCCAGTTCATATTTCCGAGCTGCCAAAGCGGCAGCCTGTGTTAATTCTGTCTGTTTCGCTTCTGGGAGTTTTGCGTATTGAGCCTTATCGGCTGCGAAGGCAGTTTGCAGTGCCGCTTTTGAAAGCTGTGCTGTTTGCAATGAGAGTGTGGCTGCTTTGGACTTTGCTTTCGCCAGAGCTAACGACGGTTTCATAGTCTGTTTGCCTTCAATCATCTCTTCATCAGCTGACAGCGAACTGACATTGATCATCTCGAATTCAGCCGCCGCATCGAACGCCAGCAGATCAATTTTTCCGGACTCGCGCTGGAGCGGCAGGCGATAGGAAATCGCATGCTCACCATTCAAGGCGACATTGACCAGTTGGTCTCGAACCTTAATTTCGAGTTCGTAGGGCTCGTTCAGATTGACTTCACATCCATGCCGTGCTTCGGCAGGATAAACTGATTTGGAACCTTCGTTATAGGAAACCTGCAACTTCGAGCCCGGCTGTACCGCGCTCAGATAAATCATCTTCTCCCGTTTCTCGGTGACATCAAAGGCCAACCCGACCGAACGCCATTTGTCGCCGCCCGTCGTTTTGAATTTGAAGGTCGCTTTGAAATTTTGTGGATGGTCCTGTTTCGTACGCAGGTAGGCGCGGCCGTAACCGGTTTTGGTCTGAATCAGCTTCCCTTCCTGAAAGGCCCATTGACCGGGTCCCATCGTCCAGAGTTCTGGTTGGGCAGTCTTGAAATCATCTATCAGAAACGGGAGTACTTTAATCGGATTCTTCTGCTGAACCAGTTCGGTTTGTGCCGCCTGTTCCAGCTTCGCCAGCTGTTGTTTTGCCTGCTGCGCTGATTTCTCAGCAGTCGCGATCTTGACGTCTGCCGCTTTGAGTTGATCCTTGAGTACAAAATCCCGAATCCCGGGATGATGTGCCTCGGGGGGCAAATTGACCTGAGAGACTTTGAAGACATCGAAGGTAAACAGCTCAGGGGGAGCCGGCTGCATTTCCTGACTTTCATCAGGCTCTTTTTCGTTACCGCGAATATGCAGATAGGTTTTCGCGTCAGCATGTGCATCAAAGATGCGGGGCAAACCGTTTTTCTCCAGATTGGTCTCGCCAGGTAGCGCATCCAGGCGAACCTGATACGGTTCGAAAATCGCCCGCATCTGATAATAATCCTGATGCGTCAACGGATCGTATTTGTGATCGTGACATTTGGCACAATTCATAGTCAGCCCCAGGAACGCCTTGGATGTATGTTCCAGAGTACTGTCGAGCCAGGTCGTGCGGTTGAACAGATAGTAATGCCGCGCCAGAAATCCGGTGGCACGCAGGGCTTCATGATCGGTCGGCTTGAGTTCATCGGCGGCCAACATGTCCTGTACCATCTCGGCATAACTGCTATCACGATTTAAGGACTCGACAATCCAGTCACGCCAATGCCAGATATGTTTCTGACTATAGCGAAGCTGTTTGCCTAAGCCGTACCAGTCAGTATATCTCCAGATATCCATCCAGTGCCGCCCCCAACGTTCACCATGCTGAGGACTTGCTAACAGTTTGCGTACGACTTTTTGATATGCGTCCTTGTCAGAATCATTCACAAAATTCCGTAGCTCTTCCTGGGTAGGCGGCAAACCGATCAGATCGATATAAACACGACGTAATAAGACCCGTTTGGATGCAGGACTTACAGTGACAATACCCTGTTTCTGTCGCTGTGCTTCCAGAAAGGCATCGATCGGATTTTGCGTTGTAGAATCACCCGGTATCTTTGCTTTGACCGGTGGCTGAAACGCCCAGTGATCTTTAGGACTGCCGGGGATTTCTTCTTTTGGTGTGATAGCCCCTTGTGCGATCCAGGCTTTGATCAAAGTAATTTCATGATCCGTCAGCCGGGAACCTTCTTCCGGCGGCGGCATTTGTTCGTCTTCTTTGGCGAGAATCCGCTCGAGTATCAGGCTCTGTGCTGGTTTGCCCGGCTTGAGAACCGAACCGCTGTCGCCTCCGTTCAGCATAAGTTCGCGCGTTTCCAGGCGTAACTCGGCTTCCTGCTTGAGCGAGCTATGACAGGCATAACACTTCTCAGCAAAGATCGGTTTGATCTCTTTTAAGTAATCTACCTTGTCGGCGGCAGGTAATAACGGCGCAGCAATCAGCAGCAGAAAACCAAGCCCGAAGACGGAAGTAGCACGAATTATTTGAAATAGTCGTTTTCTCATACATTAATATTTACCACGGAACCGAAAGCCTGATAAGTCCTTACTTTTGATTTTCATATATTATATATATTTTTCTTTATATATTT
This window of the Gimesia fumaroli genome carries:
- a CDS encoding PSD1 and planctomycete cytochrome C domain-containing protein: MRKRLFQIIRATSVFGLGFLLLIAAPLLPAADKVDYLKEIKPIFAEKCYACHSSLKQEAELRLETRELMLNGGDSGSVLKPGKPAQSLILERILAKEDEQMPPPEEGSRLTDHEITLIKAWIAQGAITPKEEIPGSPKDHWAFQPPVKAKIPGDSTTQNPIDAFLEAQRQKQGIVTVSPASKRVLLRRVYIDLIGLPPTQEELRNFVNDSDKDAYQKVVRKLLASPQHGERWGRHWMDIWRYTDWYGLGKQLRYSQKHIWHWRDWIVESLNRDSSYAEMVQDMLAADELKPTDHEALRATGFLARHYYLFNRTTWLDSTLEHTSKAFLGLTMNCAKCHDHKYDPLTHQDYYQMRAIFEPYQVRLDALPGETNLEKNGLPRIFDAHADAKTYLHIRGNEKEPDESQEMQPAPPELFTFDVFKVSQVNLPPEAHHPGIRDFVLKDQLKAADVKIATAEKSAQQAKQQLAKLEQAAQTELVQQKNPIKVLPFLIDDFKTAQPELWTMGPGQWAFQEGKLIQTKTGYGRAYLRTKQDHPQNFKATFKFKTTGGDKWRSVGLAFDVTEKREKMIYLSAVQPGSKLQVSYNEGSKSVYPAEARHGCEVNLNEPYELEIKVRDQLVNVALNGEHAISYRLPLQRESGKIDLLAFDAAAEFEMINVSSLSADEEMIEGKQTMKPSLALAKAKSKAATLSLQTAQLSKAALQTAFAADKAQYAKLPEAKQTELTQAAALAARKYELAQAEEKLAKAEEKLEAATGAAKKKVEKEIAAAKKQLATAKQALNNPGEKYTRVRASLKALEGPAEKEASRLQPYPQTSTGRRAAFARWVTHRQNPLTARVAVNHIWLRHFGQPLVEDVTDFGLRSKQPLQHHLLDWLAVEFMEHNWSMKHLHELMTTSKAYQLSSSTIGADQRTQKKDSENHYYWRHNIVRMESEIIRDSLLHLAGELDLTRGGPTIDPAKNPDSKRRSMYFTTSRDAKDKFLSMFDAADIFACYRRNESVVPQQALALANSKVSLQMARKISEQIRKAHPELSDQEFVKHAYEKILCVEPTPQELAICLTALTETQSVLKTAKNKNSVWRSRENLVHALLNHNDFITIR
- the trhP gene encoding prephenate-dependent tRNA uridine(34) hydroxylase TrhP — protein: MKPELLSPAGTRKAMQYAYAFGADAVYAGQPRYSLRVRENEFNKLEVMAEAVEEAHRLGKKFYIASNIAPHNLKVRSYLKNMEPVIDMKPDALIMSDPGLIMMVRERWPDVPIHLSVQANAVNYATVKFWQKFGLTRIILSRELSIKEVAEIQEECPDMELEVFVHGALCIAYSGRCLLSGYMNHRDSNQGNCTNACRWDYKVNEAVQTLEGDIVLKNPPPPKSQQQLPIVDQVFLLEEPQRPGEYMPAYEDEHGTYIMNSKDLRAVQHVKTFSDMGISSLKIEGRTKSFFYAARTAQVYRKAIDDAAAGIEFNDNLLEMLDSLSNRGYTEGFFQRHASESMQNYEHGRSMANQQQFVGDIIDRDEDGLIVDVKNKFGLNDELELMTPAGNTVFQLKALLDKKSASVDVAPGSGHVVKIPISENQLEDSAGQLSDYDQQFALLMKSVRTPAQTSLA
- a CDS encoding sialate O-acetylesterase; its protein translation is MFRLKCLVLALIPFLFLIGKESASAKTYRVYFLGGQSNMDGYGYVKDLPQDLKQPDSGVMIFHANPAPDGVPVDGRGIWAPLQPGHGAGFKSDGKANTYSNRFGAELTFAKTLKELAPEENFALIKISRGGTSIAVEAAGNFGCWDPDFEKGSGKGQGINQYDHFLAGMKRALQTRDIDQDGEADTLVPAGIVWMQGESDAYYSEEIARQYEANLKRLMDLIRATMLTDDLPVVIGRISDSGDNPEGKVWKYGEIVRAGQAAFVEKDKRAALVTSTDGYGYSDRWHYNSEGYLDLGRKFAQALWKLPQE
- a CDS encoding DUF1501 domain-containing protein, whose protein sequence is MNIQNDFQNSSSGLPRRNFLTSLSSGLAGISLASLLQDEERAQGATAHVPPNGKAHFPPKAKSVIWLFMRGGVSHMESFDPKPMLTKYAGKSISETPWKSVQESEKLKRVRVVVVNDANGQQRNKVYPLQVGYKKYGESGIEVSDWFPHIGGCVDDISIVRSMWTTDDNHGAQVQFHSGRHMLDGRVPTIGAWVNYGLGSLNQNLPQFINMGPRYFDVRDGHYLGPAYDSVPLKVDPKNPLPYAKPELDLSDAEQKIEFSLINQLNRLNAEKYPNDSTLQARMKSYELAFRMQTAVPEVIQFDQETKETQDLYGLNNPATKPFGMQLLAARRFVEKGVRFIQIMHGSGAAGAWDSHSNLKASHSKLAMQVDQPAAGLLKDLKRRGLLKDTIVVFATEFGRTPGSQGSNGRDHHPYGFSIWMAGGGLKGGVAHGTTDELGFHAEENPHYVTDVHATLMKQLGLNARRLEVPGHKRIEMDFGHPIDGIIA